A single genomic interval of Lysobacter avium harbors:
- a CDS encoding replicative DNA helicase gives MSARPGYRGEHRGDSRFESRADQRLDQLRVPPQSIEAEQAVLGGLMLAPEAYDIVGDSIGEHDFYRRDHQLIFRAIRELAEKSKPFDAVTLGEWFESIGEGEQVAGGAYLIELASTTPSAANIKAYAEIVRDKAVLRKLIEVGTTIVNDGFQPEGRESSEILSAAEQQVFAIAEAGARGRTDFTAINTALSEAFDVLQTRYAAGGSVTGLSTGYTELDEMTAGLQPTDLLILAARPAMGKTTLALNIAEYAAIKSKKAVAVFSMEMSASQLALRLISSNGRVNAQRLRTGQLEDEDWSRVTSAIRMLKESKIFIDDTPGLSPDSLRAKARRLKREHDLGLVVVDYLQLMAVPGNTENRATEISEISRSLKHLAKELNVPVIALSQLNRSLETRTDKRPVMADLRESGAIEQDADVIMFIYRDDYYNKENSPDKGLAEIIIGKQRNGPTGSIKLKFFGEYTRFDNLSHDTAGSFE, from the coding sequence ATGAGTGCACGTCCCGGCTACCGCGGTGAACACCGCGGCGATTCCCGCTTTGAGAGCCGCGCCGACCAGCGGCTCGACCAGCTGCGCGTGCCGCCCCAGTCGATCGAGGCCGAGCAGGCGGTGCTGGGCGGATTGATGCTTGCGCCCGAGGCGTACGACATCGTGGGTGACAGCATCGGCGAGCACGACTTCTACCGCCGCGACCATCAGCTGATCTTCCGCGCCATCCGCGAGCTGGCCGAAAAGAGCAAGCCGTTCGACGCCGTCACGCTGGGCGAGTGGTTCGAGTCGATCGGCGAGGGCGAGCAGGTCGCCGGCGGCGCCTACCTGATCGAGCTGGCGAGCACCACGCCCTCGGCCGCCAACATCAAGGCCTACGCCGAGATCGTTCGCGACAAGGCGGTGCTGCGCAAATTGATCGAGGTCGGCACCACGATCGTCAACGACGGCTTCCAGCCCGAGGGGCGCGAGAGCAGCGAGATCCTGTCGGCCGCCGAGCAGCAGGTCTTCGCGATCGCCGAGGCTGGCGCACGCGGGCGCACCGATTTCACCGCGATCAACACCGCGCTGTCGGAAGCCTTCGACGTGCTGCAGACGCGCTACGCGGCGGGCGGTTCCGTCACCGGCCTGTCCACCGGCTACACCGAGCTGGACGAGATGACCGCCGGCCTGCAGCCGACCGACCTGCTGATCCTGGCCGCTCGCCCGGCGATGGGCAAGACCACGCTGGCGCTCAACATCGCCGAATACGCGGCGATCAAGAGCAAGAAGGCGGTTGCGGTGTTCTCGATGGAGATGTCGGCCAGCCAGCTCGCCTTGCGCCTGATTTCCTCCAACGGCCGCGTCAACGCCCAGCGCCTGCGCACCGGCCAGCTGGAGGACGAGGACTGGAGCCGGGTTACCAGCGCGATCCGGATGCTCAAGGAATCCAAGATCTTCATCGACGACACGCCCGGCCTGTCGCCCGACTCGCTGCGGGCCAAGGCGCGCCGCCTCAAGCGCGAACACGACCTGGGCCTGGTGGTGGTCGACTACCTGCAGCTGATGGCGGTGCCGGGCAACACCGAGAACCGTGCGACGGAGATCTCGGAGATCTCCCGCTCGCTCAAGCACCTCGCCAAGGAACTCAACGTCCCGGTGATTGCGCTGTCCCAGCTCAACCGATCGCTGGAGACGCGCACCGACAAGCGCCCGGTGATGGCCGACCTGCGCGAGTCCGGCGCCATCGAGCAGGACGCGGACGTGATCATGTTCATCTACCGCGACGACTACTACAACAAGGAAAACTCGCCCGACAAGGGCCTGGCCGAGATCATCATCGGCAAGCAGCGAAACGGCCCGACCGGATCGATCAAGCTGAAATTCTTCGGCGAGTACACGCGCTTCGACAACCTTTCGCACGACACCGCGGGCAGCTTCGAGTAA
- the rplI gene encoding 50S ribosomal protein L9 gives MQLILLQSVQNLGQLGDKVDVKPGYGRNYLVPQGKATPATAANLADFEARRAEYEAKAKAQHADAESRQAKLEGAEVTIRANASTEGKLYGSVTTRDVAEALTKAGYSVEKSEVIMGEGAIRHTGTYEVVIHLHADVESTVSVIVEGELA, from the coding sequence ATGCAACTGATCCTCCTCCAAAGCGTGCAGAACCTGGGCCAGCTCGGCGACAAGGTCGACGTCAAGCCCGGCTACGGCCGCAACTACCTGGTGCCGCAGGGCAAGGCCACGCCGGCCACCGCCGCCAACCTGGCCGACTTCGAGGCGCGCCGCGCCGAGTACGAAGCCAAGGCCAAGGCGCAGCACGCCGACGCCGAGAGCCGCCAGGCCAAGCTGGAAGGTGCCGAAGTCACCATCCGCGCCAACGCATCCACCGAAGGCAAGCTGTACGGTTCGGTGACCACCCGCGACGTCGCCGAGGCGCTGACCAAGGCCGGCTACTCGGTCGAGAAGTCCGAGGTGATCATGGGCGAAGGCGCGATCCGCCACACCGGCACCTACGAGGTGGTCATCCACCTGCACGCCGATGTGGAGAGCACCGTCTCGGTGATCGTCGAAGGCGAGCTGGCCTGA
- the rpsR gene encoding 30S ribosomal protein S18, whose amino-acid sequence MSKFFRRRKFCKFTAEGVKEIDYKDLNTLRQNITETGKIVPSRVTGTKARYQRQLATAIKRARYLALIPYTDNHNA is encoded by the coding sequence ATGTCCAAATTTTTCCGCCGCCGCAAGTTCTGCAAGTTCACCGCTGAAGGCGTGAAGGAGATCGATTACAAGGATCTCAACACCCTGCGCCAGAACATCACCGAGACCGGCAAGATCGTTCCCAGCCGCGTCACCGGCACCAAGGCGCGCTACCAGCGCCAGCTGGCCACGGCGATCAAGCGCGCGCGCTACCTCGCCCTGATCCCGTACACCGACAACCACAACGCCTGA
- the rpsF gene encoding 30S ribosomal protein S6, giving the protein MRHYEIVFLVHPDQSEQVPAMIERYKGVIEAGEGKVHRLEDWGRRQLAYPIVNLVKAHYVLMNIECSQTVLNELVDSFRFNDAILRHLVIKRDEADTEQSLIMKFKDEKSDKPERSDRGERRRRDDDDTDGDDKSDDKSDADKDDADSSDAA; this is encoded by the coding sequence ATGCGTCATTACGAAATCGTGTTCCTGGTCCATCCCGACCAGAGCGAGCAGGTGCCTGCCATGATCGAGCGCTACAAGGGCGTGATCGAGGCCGGCGAAGGCAAGGTCCACCGTCTGGAGGACTGGGGTCGCCGCCAGCTGGCGTACCCGATCGTCAACCTGGTCAAGGCCCATTACGTACTCATGAACATCGAGTGCAGCCAGACCGTCCTGAACGAACTGGTCGACAGCTTCCGCTTCAACGACGCGATCCTGCGCCACCTGGTGATCAAGCGCGACGAGGCCGACACCGAGCAGTCGCTGATCATGAAGTTCAAGGACGAGAAGAGCGACAAGCCGGAGCGTTCCGACCGGGGCGAGCGCCGTCGTCGTGACGACGACGATACCGATGGCGACGACAAGTCCGATGACAAGTCCGACGCCGACAAGGACGACGCAGACTCGTCCGACGCCGCCTAA
- a CDS encoding HesB/IscA family protein, protein MSITLTPAALARVQRFLADAPDAIGLRFGAKKTGCSGWQHFADLATDERAGDSVYEDGGVKIYVDMLSLPQVDGTRIDVVKHRLGDQFMFRNPNANAECGCGESFTTSADLA, encoded by the coding sequence ATGAGCATTACCCTTACCCCCGCCGCGCTTGCCCGCGTCCAGCGATTCCTTGCCGACGCGCCCGACGCCATCGGCCTTCGCTTCGGTGCCAAGAAAACCGGCTGCTCGGGCTGGCAGCACTTCGCCGACCTCGCCACCGACGAGCGCGCCGGCGACAGCGTGTACGAAGACGGCGGCGTGAAGATCTACGTCGACATGCTGAGCCTGCCCCAGGTGGACGGCACCCGGATCGACGTGGTCAAGCATCGCCTCGGCGACCAGTTCATGTTCCGCAACCCCAATGCCAACGCCGAATGCGGCTGCGGCGAGAGCTTCACGACGTCCGCCGACCTGGCCTGA
- the asnS gene encoding asparagine--tRNA ligase, whose product MTIISIEHALAGKLPVGGEITVRGWVRTRRDSKAGLSFVNVSDGSCFSPIQVVAPNTLANYDSEVKHLTAGCSVIVTGELVASQGKGQGFEIRAESLEVVGWVDDPETYPIQPKAHSLEFLREVAHLRPRTNLFGAVTRIRHCLAQAVHRYFHEDGYFWISTPIITTSDAEGAGQMFRVSTLDMANAPRNKAGGVDFSRDFFGQETFLTVSGQLNAEAYALALSKVYTFGPTFRAENSHTTRHLAEFWMVEPEIAFADLAEDARVAEEFLKYLFRAVLDERGDDMAFIAERVQKDAISRLEGFINAPFEQIDYTDAVSLLQKSGHKFEFPVEWGLDLQTEHERWLTEQHVGRPVVVTNYPEQIKAFYMRLNDDGKTVAAMDVLAPGIGEIIGGSQREERLDVLDKRMAQFGLDAETYQWYRDFRRYGSVPHAGFGLGFERLVVYVCGLTNIRDAIAFPRAPGQAEF is encoded by the coding sequence ATGACCATTATCAGCATCGAACACGCGCTGGCCGGCAAGTTGCCGGTGGGCGGCGAGATCACGGTCCGCGGCTGGGTACGCACCCGGCGCGACTCGAAAGCCGGCCTGAGCTTTGTCAATGTCAGCGATGGCTCCTGCTTCTCGCCGATCCAGGTCGTTGCGCCCAATACGCTGGCCAACTACGACAGCGAGGTGAAGCACCTCACCGCCGGCTGCTCGGTGATCGTCACCGGCGAGCTGGTCGCCTCGCAGGGCAAGGGCCAGGGCTTCGAGATCCGCGCCGAGAGCCTTGAAGTCGTGGGCTGGGTGGATGACCCGGAAACCTACCCGATCCAGCCCAAGGCGCACTCGCTGGAGTTCCTGCGCGAGGTCGCCCACCTGCGGCCGCGCACCAACCTGTTCGGTGCCGTCACCCGCATCCGCCACTGCCTTGCCCAGGCGGTGCACCGCTACTTCCACGAGGACGGCTACTTCTGGATCAGCACGCCGATCATCACCACCTCCGATGCCGAAGGTGCCGGCCAGATGTTCCGCGTGTCCACGCTGGACATGGCCAACGCGCCGCGCAACAAGGCCGGTGGCGTGGACTTCAGCCGCGACTTCTTCGGCCAGGAGACCTTCCTGACCGTGTCCGGCCAGCTCAACGCGGAGGCCTACGCGCTGGCCCTGAGCAAGGTCTACACCTTCGGGCCGACCTTCCGCGCCGAGAACTCCCACACCACCCGCCACCTGGCCGAGTTCTGGATGGTGGAGCCGGAAATCGCCTTCGCCGACCTGGCCGAGGACGCGCGCGTGGCCGAGGAGTTCCTGAAATACCTGTTCCGCGCGGTGCTGGACGAGCGCGGCGACGACATGGCCTTCATCGCCGAGCGCGTGCAGAAGGACGCGATCAGCCGGCTGGAGGGCTTCATCAACGCGCCCTTCGAGCAGATCGACTACACCGACGCGGTGAGCCTGCTGCAGAAGTCCGGGCACAAGTTCGAGTTCCCGGTCGAATGGGGCCTGGACCTGCAGACCGAGCACGAGCGCTGGCTGACCGAGCAGCACGTGGGCCGGCCGGTGGTGGTCACCAACTACCCCGAGCAGATCAAGGCGTTCTATATGCGCCTGAACGACGATGGCAAAACGGTGGCGGCGATGGACGTGCTGGCACCGGGCATCGGCGAGATCATCGGCGGCAGCCAGCGTGAGGAACGCCTGGACGTGCTGGACAAGCGCATGGCCCAGTTCGGCCTGGATGCGGAGACCTACCAGTGGTACCGCGACTTCCGCCGCTACGGTTCCGTGCCGCATGCCGGCTTCGGTCTGGGCTTTGAGCGGCTGGTGGTCTACGTCTGCGGGCTGACCAACATCCGCGACGCGATCGCCTTCCCGCGGGCGCCGGGCCAGGCGGAATTCTGA
- a CDS encoding SDR family oxidoreductase encodes MDINLIGRHALVRGASQGIGLATAQALAALGADVTMVARRGQRLLELSAELPRTHTAQAHGWLACDSDDIDALQAQVQALVSNRPVHILVNNSGGPPPGTVQGTDVAEFETALRQHLFANHVVTEAVIPGMESDSYGRIVNVISTSVKEPIQGLGVSNTTRWAVASWAKTLATELAPRGITVNNVLPGSTQTPRIDQIIETTMQRSGRSRAEVFSEMVAEIPMGRFARPEETAAAIAFLCSPAAAYITGVNLPVDGGRTRSL; translated from the coding sequence TTGGACATCAACCTCATCGGCCGCCACGCCCTCGTGCGCGGCGCCTCCCAGGGGATCGGACTGGCCACGGCGCAGGCGCTGGCCGCGCTCGGTGCGGACGTCACGATGGTCGCGCGGCGCGGCCAGCGTCTGCTGGAGCTGTCCGCGGAACTGCCGCGCACCCACACCGCCCAGGCCCATGGCTGGCTCGCCTGCGACTCCGACGACATCGATGCACTCCAGGCCCAGGTCCAGGCGCTCGTCTCCAACAGGCCGGTGCACATCCTGGTCAACAACAGCGGTGGCCCGCCGCCGGGCACCGTCCAGGGCACCGATGTCGCCGAGTTCGAGACCGCGCTGCGCCAGCACCTTTTCGCGAACCACGTCGTCACCGAGGCGGTGATCCCGGGCATGGAAAGCGACAGCTACGGCCGCATCGTCAACGTCATCTCGACTTCGGTGAAGGAGCCCATCCAGGGCCTGGGCGTGTCCAACACCACGCGCTGGGCCGTCGCCAGCTGGGCCAAGACCCTGGCCACTGAGCTGGCCCCGCGGGGCATCACCGTCAACAACGTCCTGCCGGGCTCGACCCAGACGCCACGCATCGACCAGATCATCGAGACAACAATGCAGCGCAGCGGTCGCAGCCGCGCCGAGGTCTTCAGCGAGATGGTCGCCGAGATTCCGATGGGGCGGTTCGCCCGCCCCGAGGAGACCGCGGCGGCCATCGCCTTCCTGTGCTCGCCCGCGGCGGCCTACATCACCGGGGTCAACCTGCCGGTGGACGGCGGCCGTACCCGCTCGTTGTGA
- a CDS encoding aldehyde dehydrogenase has product MQLPHWINGQAEHAETRIDVANPATGEVFAGVASGDSGTVDRAVAAASEAFPHWSALPSTERAAWLEKLAAAVEDRLEDFAAAECRDGGKPIRLAREIEVPRAISNLRFFAHAATQFASESHHGQDGLNYTLRPPLGVVAAITPWNLPLYLLTWKIAPALAAGNTVVAKPSEVTPLTATMLAELAASIGFPAGVLNIVHGTGAGVGEPLVTHPQIKAVTFTGSTAVGRRIAGLTGPLLRRTSLELGGKNPTLVFADSDWREHLDLLVRSAFQNSGQICLCGSRMLIERSIYPEFRDALVQRANALRVGDPQLADTDLGPLVSQVHFDKVTAAIDRARREGATVLCGGQALERAGWFVAPTVLEGLGPDCATNREEIFGPVVTLQPFDDDSHALALANAGDYGLSASVWTRDLNRAHRLAAQLRAGVVWINTWMQRDLRTPFGGSGASGLGREGGLEAMRFFTDVRNVGIHLD; this is encoded by the coding sequence ATGCAGCTGCCCCACTGGATCAACGGCCAGGCCGAACACGCCGAGACGCGGATCGATGTCGCCAATCCCGCCACCGGCGAGGTGTTTGCGGGCGTCGCGTCCGGTGACAGCGGAACCGTTGATCGCGCGGTAGCGGCCGCGTCCGAGGCGTTTCCGCACTGGTCGGCCCTGCCCAGCACCGAGCGCGCCGCGTGGCTGGAGAAGCTGGCCGCAGCGGTGGAGGACCGGCTGGAGGATTTCGCGGCGGCCGAATGCCGCGACGGTGGCAAGCCCATCCGCTTGGCGCGCGAGATCGAAGTGCCACGCGCCATCAGCAACCTGCGTTTCTTTGCCCACGCCGCGACCCAGTTCGCCAGCGAGTCCCACCACGGCCAGGACGGGCTGAACTACACGCTGCGCCCGCCGCTTGGCGTCGTCGCGGCGATCACGCCGTGGAACCTGCCGCTGTACCTGCTGACCTGGAAGATCGCTCCCGCGCTGGCGGCCGGCAACACGGTCGTCGCCAAGCCCTCGGAAGTCACCCCGCTGACGGCGACGATGCTGGCCGAACTGGCGGCGTCGATCGGGTTTCCGGCCGGCGTGCTGAACATCGTCCACGGCACCGGCGCCGGGGTCGGCGAGCCGCTGGTGACACACCCGCAGATCAAGGCGGTGACCTTCACCGGCAGCACTGCGGTCGGGCGCCGCATCGCCGGGTTGACCGGTCCGCTACTGCGCCGGACGTCGCTCGAGCTGGGCGGCAAGAATCCGACCTTGGTGTTCGCCGACAGCGACTGGCGCGAGCATCTGGATCTGCTGGTGCGCTCCGCCTTCCAGAACTCCGGCCAGATCTGCCTGTGCGGTTCGCGCATGCTGATCGAACGCAGCATCTACCCCGAATTCCGCGACGCACTGGTCCAACGCGCCAACGCGCTGCGCGTCGGCGACCCGCAGCTTGCCGACACCGATCTGGGGCCGCTGGTCTCGCAGGTCCACTTCGACAAGGTCACGGCCGCGATCGACCGCGCGCGCCGGGAAGGCGCCACCGTGCTGTGCGGCGGCCAGGCGCTGGAGCGCGCGGGCTGGTTCGTCGCGCCGACCGTGCTGGAAGGCCTGGGGCCGGACTGCGCGACCAACCGCGAGGAAATCTTCGGCCCCGTCGTCACCCTGCAGCCTTTCGACGACGATTCGCACGCGCTGGCGCTGGCCAACGCCGGCGATTACGGCCTGTCCGCGTCGGTGTGGACACGCGACCTCAACCGCGCCCACCGCCTGGCCGCGCAACTGCGCGCCGGGGTGGTCTGGATCAATACCTGGATGCAGCGCGACCTGCGCACGCCGTTTGGCGGCAGCGGTGCATCCGGCCTCGGTCGCGAAGGCGGCCTGGAGGCCATGCGATTCTTCACCGACGTGCGCAACGTCGGCATCCACCTGGACTAG
- the can gene encoding carbonate dehydratase, with protein MNSIPELLRRNTQWAERIRAEDPTFFERLSRQQAPEYLWIGCSDSRVPANQIIDVAPGEVFVHRNIANVVVQSDLNCLSVIQFAVDVLKVKHILVVGHYGCGGVHAALTDQRVGLSDNWIRHVTNVAETHASFLSQLCSEELRHDRLCELNVLEQVINVCHSTVVRDCWERGQPLAVHGWVYTLRDGRVHDLGIDMDNLDTMPARHSAALARIYADREDR; from the coding sequence ATGAATTCGATCCCCGAACTGCTGCGCAGGAACACCCAATGGGCCGAGCGCATCCGCGCCGAAGACCCGACCTTCTTTGAACGCCTGTCGCGCCAGCAGGCGCCGGAGTACCTGTGGATCGGCTGCTCCGACTCGCGCGTACCCGCCAACCAGATCATCGACGTCGCCCCCGGCGAGGTCTTCGTCCACCGCAACATCGCCAACGTGGTCGTGCAGAGCGATCTCAACTGCCTGTCGGTGATCCAGTTCGCCGTGGACGTGCTGAAGGTCAAGCACATCCTGGTGGTCGGCCACTACGGCTGCGGCGGCGTGCACGCGGCGCTGACCGACCAGCGCGTGGGCCTGTCGGACAACTGGATCCGGCACGTCACCAACGTGGCCGAAACCCACGCGTCCTTTCTCAGCCAGCTGTGCAGCGAGGAGCTGCGCCATGACCGCCTGTGCGAGCTGAACGTGCTGGAGCAGGTCATCAACGTCTGTCATTCCACGGTCGTGCGCGATTGCTGGGAGCGCGGCCAGCCGCTCGCCGTGCACGGCTGGGTCTACACCCTGCGCGACGGGCGCGTGCACGACCTGGGCATCGACATGGACAACCTCGACACCATGCCCGCGCGCCATTCCGCCGCGCTGGCGCGGATCTACGCCGACCGCGAGGACCGCTGA
- a CDS encoding RidA family protein, with translation MATGVQADTAPRADTAPRAVGHYPHARRVGGLLFLSGIGPRNPVDDTVPGNVVDAEGGLVSHDIRAQVLATFANVRAVLAASGARWEDLVDVTVYLTRMDSDFRTFNAIWAEHFPDAGSAPCRTTVGVDALPTPIAIELKCIAVVED, from the coding sequence ATGGCGACCGGCGTGCAGGCGGATACGGCGCCGCGTGCGGATACGGCGCCGCGTGCGGTAGGCCATTACCCGCATGCGCGGCGCGTCGGCGGACTGCTGTTCCTGTCCGGCATCGGCCCGCGCAACCCGGTCGACGACACGGTGCCGGGTAACGTGGTGGACGCCGAAGGCGGTCTGGTCTCGCACGACATCCGTGCGCAGGTGCTGGCGACCTTTGCCAACGTACGCGCGGTGCTCGCCGCCAGCGGCGCGCGCTGGGAGGACCTGGTGGACGTCACCGTCTACCTGACCCGGATGGATTCGGACTTCCGCACCTTCAACGCGATCTGGGCCGAGCACTTTCCGGACGCGGGCAGCGCGCCGTGCCGGACCACCGTGGGCGTCGATGCCCTGCCCACGCCCATCGCCATCGAACTGAAGTGCATCGCTGTCGTGGAGGACTGA
- a CDS encoding 3-hydroxyanthranilate 3,4-dioxygenase, which produces MLPNPLNLQAWIEEHRHLLKPPVGNKVVYDGDFIVMVVGGPNVRTDYHFDEGPEWFFQIEGEMVLRIQEANADGVMAPRDIPIRAGEMFLLPPRVPHSPQRMPGSIGVVIERRRLAHEDDGLMWFCERCNHKLYEEFFQLQDIEIDLPPVFDRFYASTEHRSCGQCGHLNPAPDKYVMPDT; this is translated from the coding sequence ATGCTGCCCAATCCCCTGAACCTGCAGGCCTGGATCGAGGAACACCGCCACCTGCTCAAGCCGCCGGTGGGCAACAAGGTGGTCTACGACGGCGACTTCATCGTCATGGTCGTCGGCGGGCCGAATGTCCGCACCGACTACCATTTCGACGAGGGGCCCGAGTGGTTCTTTCAGATCGAAGGCGAGATGGTCCTGCGCATCCAGGAGGCCAACGCGGACGGGGTGATGGCGCCGCGCGACATCCCGATCCGGGCCGGCGAGATGTTCCTGTTGCCGCCGCGTGTCCCGCACTCCCCGCAGCGGATGCCGGGCTCGATCGGGGTGGTGATCGAGCGCCGCCGCCTGGCGCACGAGGACGACGGCCTGATGTGGTTCTGCGAGCGCTGCAACCACAAGCTCTACGAGGAGTTCTTCCAACTGCAGGACATCGAGATCGACCTGCCGCCGGTGTTCGACCGCTTCTACGCGTCCACCGAACACCGCAGCTGCGGGCAGTGCGGGCACCTCAATCCGGCCCCCGACAAGTACGTGATGCCGGACACCTGA
- a CDS encoding amidohydrolase family protein, which yields MLKIDTHAHYLPQNWPDLARKYGDLRFPVIHHTEDGRHRIYKDGKFFREIWSKTWDPQERIDDYASFGVQVQVLSTVPVMFSYWARPHHALELHQALNDHMAQTCRDFPRHYAGIGTVPLQSPRLAVQELERCMDQLGLQGVQIGSHVGRSPDEHWNLDAPELFEFFQAASELGAAILVHPWDMMGTASMPKYWLPWLVGMPAEQSRAACCLVFGGVLERLPKLKVCLAHGGGSFPYTIGRIEHGFNMRPDLVATDNPRNPREYLRRLYFDSWVADDAALRYLLDTCGVDRVMLGTDYPFPLGEQSPGAGIDALGLAEKEQQRLYHGTALEWLGLPKSRFE from the coding sequence ATGCTCAAGATCGACACCCACGCCCACTACCTGCCGCAGAACTGGCCCGACCTTGCGCGCAAGTACGGCGACCTGCGGTTTCCGGTGATCCACCATACCGAGGACGGGCGTCACCGGATCTACAAGGACGGCAAGTTCTTCCGCGAAATCTGGTCCAAGACATGGGACCCGCAGGAGCGCATCGACGACTACGCCAGCTTCGGCGTGCAGGTGCAGGTGCTGAGCACGGTGCCGGTGATGTTTTCCTACTGGGCGCGCCCGCACCACGCGCTGGAGCTGCACCAGGCGCTCAACGACCACATGGCGCAGACCTGCCGCGATTTCCCGCGCCACTACGCAGGCATTGGCACGGTGCCGCTGCAGTCGCCGCGCCTGGCGGTGCAGGAGCTGGAGCGCTGCATGGACCAGCTCGGCCTGCAGGGCGTGCAGATCGGCAGCCACGTGGGCAGGTCGCCTGACGAACACTGGAACCTGGACGCGCCGGAGCTGTTCGAATTCTTCCAGGCAGCCAGCGAACTGGGCGCGGCGATCCTGGTGCATCCGTGGGACATGATGGGCACCGCGAGCATGCCCAAGTACTGGCTGCCGTGGCTGGTGGGCATGCCCGCCGAGCAGTCGCGCGCCGCCTGCTGCCTGGTGTTCGGCGGCGTGCTGGAGCGGCTGCCGAAGCTGAAGGTCTGCCTGGCCCACGGCGGCGGCAGCTTCCCGTACACGATCGGCCGCATCGAGCACGGCTTCAACATGCGCCCCGATCTGGTCGCCACCGACAACCCGCGCAACCCGCGCGAGTACCTGCGCCGGCTGTACTTCGATTCCTGGGTCGCCGACGACGCCGCGCTGCGCTATCTGCTCGACACCTGCGGGGTCGACCGCGTGATGCTGGGCACCGACTACCCCTTCCCGCTGGGCGAGCAGTCGCCGGGCGCCGGCATCGACGCGCTCGGCCTGGCGGAAAAAGAACAACAACGCCTGTACCACGGCACCGCGCTGGAATGGCTGGGCCTGCCGAAGTCGCGTTTCGAATGA
- the kynU gene encoding kynureninase: MTELHSSEHALALDAADPLPTLRAQFHIPQHADGDQAYFVGNSLGLQPRGVRAQVEDVLDKWSMEAVEGHFRGNSQWMRYHQLMREPLARIVGAQPEEVVAMNSLTANLHLMMVSFYRPTAERPAILIEAGSFPSDRYAVESQIAFHGFNPATDLIELAADQPGGLFSMAAIEQAIKEHGHRLALVLWPGVQYRTGQAFDLAEITRLAHAQGATCGVDLAHAVGNIPLELHDSNVDFAVWCHYKYLNSGPGAVAGCFVHERHARTDAPRFAGWWGHDAATRFQMGPDFQPTPGAEGWQLSNPPILGLAPLRASLDLFDQVGMPALREKSLRLTGYLESLIQQRLADTLEVLSPADPTERGCQLSLRVRGGRDGGRSLFDHLAANGVLGDWREPDVIRISPAPLYNTHHDVLRFADGVDAWRKTR; this comes from the coding sequence ATGACCGAACTCCACTCTTCCGAGCACGCGCTGGCCCTGGACGCGGCCGATCCGCTGCCCACCCTGCGCGCGCAGTTCCACATCCCGCAGCACGCGGACGGCGACCAGGCCTACTTCGTCGGCAACTCGCTGGGCCTGCAGCCGCGCGGCGTGCGTGCCCAGGTCGAGGACGTGCTGGACAAGTGGTCGATGGAAGCCGTCGAAGGCCATTTCCGCGGCAATTCGCAGTGGATGCGCTACCACCAGCTGATGCGCGAGCCGTTGGCGCGGATCGTCGGCGCGCAGCCCGAGGAGGTGGTCGCGATGAACTCGCTGACCGCCAACCTGCACCTGATGATGGTCAGCTTCTACCGGCCGACAGCCGAGCGCCCGGCGATCCTGATCGAGGCCGGCTCGTTCCCCAGCGATCGTTACGCGGTCGAATCGCAGATTGCCTTCCACGGTTTCAACCCGGCGACCGACCTGATCGAGCTGGCGGCGGACCAGCCGGGCGGGCTGTTTTCGATGGCGGCCATCGAGCAGGCGATCAAGGAACACGGCCATCGGCTGGCGCTGGTGCTGTGGCCGGGCGTGCAGTACCGCACCGGCCAGGCCTTCGACTTGGCCGAAATCACCCGTCTGGCCCATGCCCAGGGTGCGACGTGCGGCGTGGACCTCGCCCACGCGGTCGGCAACATCCCGCTGGAACTGCACGACAGCAATGTCGATTTCGCAGTGTGGTGCCACTACAAGTACCTCAACAGCGGACCGGGCGCGGTCGCCGGCTGTTTCGTCCACGAACGCCACGCTCGGACCGATGCGCCGCGTTTTGCCGGCTGGTGGGGCCATGACGCCGCCACACGTTTCCAGATGGGGCCCGACTTCCAGCCGACGCCGGGCGCGGAAGGCTGGCAGCTGAGCAATCCGCCGATTCTCGGGCTGGCGCCACTGCGCGCGTCGCTGGACCTGTTCGACCAGGTCGGCATGCCGGCGCTGCGGGAAAAATCGCTGCGCCTGACCGGTTATCTGGAGTCGCTGATCCAGCAGCGCCTGGCCGACACCCTGGAGGTGCTGAGCCCGGCCGACCCGACCGAGCGTGGCTGCCAGCTGTCGCTTCGCGTGCGCGGTGGACGCGACGGGGGCCGCTCATTGTTCGACCATCTGGCTGCCAACGGCGTGCTCGGTGACTGGCGCGAGCCGGACGTGATCCGGATCTCGCCCGCCCCGCTGTACAACACCCATCACGACGTCCTGCGCTTCGCCGACGGCGTCGACGCGTGGCGGAAGACCCGCTGA